Proteins from a single region of Pseudomonas fulva:
- a CDS encoding PQQ-dependent sugar dehydrogenase, translated as MTRPVHLLLGGIALGLASLGAQAAEALPQAQWPFTAEPRATLDEPWAMTFLPDGTLLVTEKRGVLKHVDPKSGKASDIAGVPEVAYGGQGGFGDVILHPDFANNHYVYISYAEAGEGDTRGAAVARAKLQLNDDGGGALTELSVIWQQTPKVSGSGHYGHRLAFGPDGKLWITSSERQKFTPAQDMKANLGKLVRLNDDGSLPGDNPFADQGGVAAQVWSLGHRNMLGIAFDANDKLWVHEMGPAGGDELNLIVRGENYGYPEVSNGDHYGGKPIPDHDTRPEFAAPKITWTPVISPAGFVIYQGEHFPGWNGAGLIGGLSSQALVRVAFDGDNAREAERYDMGARIREVEQGPDGSLWLLEDGSGGRLLELQPK; from the coding sequence ATGACCCGTCCCGTTCATCTTTTGCTCGGTGGTATCGCACTCGGTCTCGCCAGTCTCGGCGCCCAGGCGGCGGAGGCCCTGCCCCAGGCACAGTGGCCATTCACTGCCGAGCCACGTGCCACCCTCGACGAGCCCTGGGCCATGACCTTCCTGCCCGACGGCACGCTGCTGGTCACCGAGAAGCGCGGCGTACTCAAGCATGTCGACCCGAAGAGCGGTAAAGCCAGCGATATCGCCGGCGTGCCGGAAGTCGCCTACGGCGGCCAGGGCGGCTTTGGCGACGTGATCCTGCACCCGGACTTCGCCAACAATCACTACGTGTATATCAGCTATGCCGAAGCCGGTGAGGGCGACACCCGCGGCGCTGCGGTCGCCCGCGCCAAGCTGCAACTCAATGACGATGGCGGCGGCGCCCTGACCGAGCTGAGCGTGATCTGGCAGCAGACGCCGAAAGTCAGCGGCAGCGGCCACTATGGACATCGCCTGGCCTTCGGCCCGGACGGCAAGCTGTGGATCACCTCCAGCGAGCGGCAGAAGTTCACCCCGGCCCAGGACATGAAGGCCAACCTCGGCAAGCTGGTGCGCCTCAACGATGACGGCAGCCTGCCGGGCGACAACCCGTTCGCCGACCAGGGCGGCGTGGCCGCGCAGGTGTGGTCGCTGGGCCATCGCAACATGCTCGGCATCGCCTTCGACGCCAACGACAAGCTGTGGGTACACGAGATGGGCCCGGCCGGCGGCGACGAGCTGAACCTGATCGTGCGCGGCGAAAACTACGGTTATCCCGAGGTCTCCAACGGTGATCACTACGGCGGCAAGCCGATCCCGGACCACGACACCCGGCCGGAATTCGCGGCACCGAAGATCACCTGGACCCCGGTCATCTCGCCAGCAGGCTTCGTCATCTACCAGGGTGAGCATTTTCCCGGCTGGAACGGCGCCGGGCTGATCGGCGGGCTGTCCTCCCAGGCGCTTGTGCGCGTCGCCTTCGACGGCGACAACGCCCGCGAGGCCGAGCGCTACGACATGGGCGCGCGCATCCGCGAAGTGGAGCAAGGTCCGGATGGCAGCTTGTGGCTGCTGGAAGACGGCAGCGGCGGCCGGTTGCTGGAGCTGCAGCCCAAATAA
- a CDS encoding GntR family transcriptional regulator produces MTLGYDQRLPLYQRLREEMLAKIAAGEWSPGAPIPTEAELTKLYGVAIGTVRKAVDTLVNEGLLLRSQGRGTFVRRPNFDASLARFFRQVDASGDREIPTSRILSKALQKPSREIAKALALKAGEQVLRMERLRVIKDRTLFHEEIWLPASRFIVLLDIDSDTFGDLLYPFYEKQCGQCIASARETLTVGCADGPMADTLAIGEGDPIVVIERTALGYDRSPLEYRLSRAAAANFRYQIDIC; encoded by the coding sequence ATGACCCTCGGATACGACCAACGCCTGCCGCTGTACCAACGATTGCGTGAGGAAATGCTCGCCAAGATCGCCGCTGGCGAGTGGTCGCCCGGCGCGCCCATCCCCACCGAAGCAGAGCTGACCAAGCTTTACGGCGTGGCCATCGGCACGGTGCGCAAAGCAGTGGATACCCTGGTGAACGAAGGGTTGCTGCTGCGCAGCCAGGGCCGTGGCACCTTCGTGCGGCGGCCGAATTTCGACGCCTCGCTGGCGCGCTTCTTTCGCCAGGTGGATGCCAGCGGCGACCGGGAAATCCCCACCAGCCGGATTCTTTCCAAGGCCCTGCAAAAGCCCTCCAGGGAGATCGCCAAGGCGCTCGCCCTGAAAGCCGGCGAGCAGGTGCTGCGCATGGAGCGCCTGCGGGTGATCAAAGACCGCACCCTGTTCCACGAGGAGATCTGGCTGCCCGCTTCGCGTTTCATCGTGCTGCTGGATATCGACTCGGACACCTTCGGCGACCTGCTCTACCCCTTCTACGAGAAGCAGTGCGGCCAGTGCATCGCCTCGGCCCGGGAAACCCTGACCGTGGGCTGCGCCGACGGGCCAATGGCCGACACCCTGGCCATTGGCGAGGGCGACCCCATCGTGGTGATCGAACGCACGGCCCTGGGTTACGACCGCAGCCCGCTGGAGTACCGCCTGTCGCGCGCGGCAGCGGCCAACTTTCGCTACCAGATCGATATCTGCTGA
- a CDS encoding glucan biosynthesis protein D, with protein MHRRNLLKASMMLAAASGLPASLFSLHSFAKTADGEAEPFDFKQLQARAKRMAGRAYQSTAEVLPETLAKLTPQQFNAIQYDPAHSLWNELDGQLDVQFFHVGMGFRQPVRMHAVDPKSRQAREVHFRPDLFEYGKSGVDVSQLKGDLGFAGLKVFKQPNIAKYDIVSFLGASYFRAVDNTGQYGLSARGLAIDTFTDTPEEFPDFTEFWFETPDKDATRFVLYALLDSPSATGAFRFDIDCQEKQVVMDIDAHINARKTIKQLGISPMTSMFSCGGHERRMCDFIATAIHDSDRLSMWRGNGEWVCRPLNNPEKLQFNAFADTNPKGFGLVQFDHDFKSYQDTVVWYSRRPSLWVEPTTQWGEGSIDLLEIPTTGETMDNIVCFWNPKQPIEPGTSLNFGYKLYWAALPPVKPTLAQVHATRSGMGGFTLGWAPGEHWPKVWARRFAIDFAGGPLAKMDAKAQVEVVVEASHGEAKDFSILALYPEVEGFRAQFDWFPTSDSVEPVNMRAYLRRVDNKEVLSETWLYQYFPPAPAERRYPDWKSDS; from the coding sequence ATGCATAGACGTAACCTTCTCAAAGCCTCCATGATGCTGGCCGCCGCCAGTGGCCTGCCGGCCAGCCTGTTCAGCCTGCACAGCTTCGCCAAGACCGCTGACGGCGAAGCCGAGCCCTTCGATTTCAAGCAACTGCAGGCTCGCGCCAAGCGCATGGCCGGCAGGGCTTACCAAAGTACCGCCGAGGTGTTGCCAGAGACCCTCGCCAAGTTGACGCCCCAGCAGTTCAACGCCATCCAGTACGACCCGGCCCACTCGCTGTGGAACGAACTGGACGGCCAGCTGGATGTGCAGTTCTTCCACGTTGGCATGGGCTTTCGCCAGCCGGTGCGCATGCACGCCGTCGACCCGAAGAGCCGCCAGGCCCGTGAGGTGCATTTCCGCCCCGACCTGTTCGAGTACGGCAAGAGTGGCGTGGATGTATCGCAGCTCAAGGGCGACCTGGGCTTCGCCGGCCTCAAGGTGTTCAAGCAGCCGAATATCGCCAAGTACGACATCGTCTCTTTCCTCGGTGCCAGCTATTTCCGTGCGGTGGACAACACCGGCCAGTACGGCCTGTCGGCCCGGGGCCTGGCGATCGACACCTTTACCGATACCCCGGAAGAGTTCCCCGACTTCACCGAGTTCTGGTTCGAGACGCCGGACAAGGATGCGACCCGCTTCGTGCTCTACGCCTTGCTCGACTCGCCGAGCGCCACCGGCGCTTTCCGCTTCGATATCGACTGCCAGGAAAAGCAGGTGGTGATGGATATCGATGCCCATATCAACGCCCGCAAGACCATCAAGCAGCTGGGCATCTCGCCGATGACCAGCATGTTCTCCTGCGGCGGCCATGAGCGGCGCATGTGCGATTTCATCGCCACGGCGATCCATGACAGCGATCGCCTGTCCATGTGGCGCGGCAACGGCGAGTGGGTCTGCCGGCCGCTGAACAACCCGGAAAAACTGCAGTTCAACGCCTTCGCCGACACCAACCCGAAGGGCTTTGGCCTGGTGCAGTTCGACCATGACTTCAAGTCCTACCAGGACACCGTGGTCTGGTACAGCCGCCGTCCGAGCCTGTGGGTCGAGCCGACCACCCAGTGGGGCGAGGGCAGCATCGACCTGCTGGAGATTCCCACCACCGGCGAAACCATGGACAACATCGTCTGCTTCTGGAACCCCAAGCAGCCGATCGAGCCCGGCACCTCGCTGAACTTCGGCTACAAGCTGTACTGGGCCGCGCTGCCGCCGGTGAAACCGACCCTGGCCCAGGTGCATGCCACCCGTTCCGGCATGGGTGGCTTCACCCTCGGCTGGGCGCCGGGCGAGCATTGGCCGAAGGTCTGGGCACGGCGCTTCGCCATCGATTTCGCGGGCGGCCCGCTGGCCAAGATGGATGCCAAGGCCCAGGTCGAGGTGGTGGTCGAGGCGTCCCACGGCGAGGCCAAGGATTTCAGCATCCTGGCCCTGTACCCGGAGGTGGAAGGCTTCCGCGCACAGTTCGACTGGTTCCCCACCAGCGACAGCGTCGAACCGGTGAACATGCGCGCCTACCTGCGCCGCGTGGACAACAAGGAAGTGCTCAGCGAGACCTGGCTGTACCAGTACTTCCCGCCGGCGCCGGCCGAGCGCCGCTACCCTGACTGGAAGAGCGATTCCTGA
- a CDS encoding YaeQ family protein produces the protein MALPSTTYKIDLNLTDIDRSIYESLRFTVARHPSETEERLAARLIAYALFYQEHLAFGRGLSDVDEPALWEKSLDGRVLHWIEVGQPDSERITWCSRRTEKFSLVAYGNLRVWQTKCLDPVRTLKNINVVSLGQEALAELSQDLPRSLSWSVMISDGELFVTDERGQHEIPVEWLTGERF, from the coding sequence ATGGCCCTGCCGTCCACGACCTACAAGATCGATCTCAATCTCACCGATATCGATCGCAGCATCTACGAAAGCCTGCGTTTCACCGTGGCCCGCCACCCTTCGGAAACCGAGGAGCGCCTGGCTGCACGGCTGATCGCCTATGCGCTGTTCTATCAGGAACACCTGGCCTTTGGCCGTGGCCTGTCGGACGTCGACGAGCCGGCGCTGTGGGAAAAGAGCCTGGATGGTCGTGTGCTGCACTGGATCGAAGTCGGCCAGCCGGACAGCGAGCGCATCACCTGGTGCTCGCGGCGCACCGAGAAATTCAGCCTGGTGGCCTACGGCAACCTGCGCGTCTGGCAGACCAAGTGCCTGGACCCGGTGCGCACCCTGAAGAACATCAACGTCGTCTCCCTGGGCCAGGAGGCCCTGGCCGAACTGTCCCAGGATCTGCCGCGTTCGCTGAGCTGGAGCGTGATGATCAGCGACGGCGAACTGTTCGTCACCGACGAGCGCGGCCAGCACGAGATTCCGGTCGAGTGGCTGACAGGCGAGCGTTTCTGA
- a CDS encoding SLC13 family permease — protein MMSIIVVAAIVVAVALGYKTKINIGLFAIAFAYLIGCFGMGLSPSDVINMWPLKIFFIIFSVCLFYSFATVNGTLEKLAEHLIYHCRKVPQLLPFAVFFTATVIAAMGAGYYTVLAFMAPITLLLCQRTGMSLIVGGMAVNYGALSGANFMSSQSGIIFRGLMTNVGISDNDAFINAFGIFVSTLIIPLLVISAFVFLTREGRAMKTAVFDAGEPTALNREQKITLWLTLAMMAIVLAAPIAHIALPDNGTIGFINSKMDIGLIASIFSVIALLLKLGDERKAMASVPWGTLIMICGVGMLISVAIKAGTIDVLASWIGGSIPPVLVPVVFGMVAAFMSLFSSTLGVVTPALFPMVLPIAQSLGLEPMVLFIAIVVGAQATSISPFSSGGSLILGSCTSEQSRTALFPQLLFKAAPIGFVAALVFNVVLTFVY, from the coding sequence ATGATGAGCATCATCGTCGTCGCGGCCATCGTCGTCGCGGTCGCCCTCGGCTACAAGACCAAGATCAACATCGGCCTGTTCGCCATTGCCTTCGCCTACCTGATCGGCTGTTTCGGCATGGGCCTGAGCCCGTCCGACGTCATCAACATGTGGCCACTGAAGATCTTCTTCATCATCTTCTCGGTGTGCCTGTTCTACAGCTTCGCCACGGTCAACGGTACCCTGGAAAAGCTCGCCGAGCACCTGATCTACCACTGCCGCAAGGTGCCGCAGTTGCTGCCCTTCGCGGTGTTCTTCACGGCCACGGTGATCGCCGCGATGGGCGCGGGCTATTACACCGTGCTGGCGTTCATGGCGCCGATCACCCTGCTGCTCTGCCAGCGCACCGGCATGAGCCTGATCGTCGGCGGCATGGCGGTGAACTATGGCGCCCTGAGCGGTGCCAACTTCATGTCCAGCCAGAGCGGCATCATCTTTCGCGGCCTGATGACCAACGTGGGGATCAGCGACAACGATGCCTTCATCAATGCCTTCGGGATCTTCGTCAGCACCCTGATCATTCCCCTGCTGGTGATCTCGGCGTTCGTGTTCCTGACCCGCGAAGGCCGTGCGATGAAGACCGCCGTGTTCGATGCCGGCGAGCCGACGGCGCTGAACCGTGAGCAGAAAATCACCCTGTGGCTGACCCTGGCGATGATGGCCATCGTGCTGGCTGCGCCCATTGCCCATATCGCGCTGCCCGACAACGGCACCATCGGCTTCATCAATTCGAAGATGGATATCGGCCTGATCGCCAGCATCTTCTCGGTCATCGCCCTGCTGCTGAAACTGGGCGACGAACGCAAGGCCATGGCCTCGGTACCCTGGGGCACGCTGATCATGATCTGCGGCGTCGGCATGCTGATCTCGGTAGCGATCAAGGCCGGCACCATCGACGTATTGGCGTCGTGGATCGGCGGCAGCATTCCACCGGTTCTGGTGCCCGTGGTGTTCGGCATGGTGGCGGCGTTCATGTCGCTGTTCTCCAGTACCCTGGGCGTGGTGACGCCAGCGCTGTTTCCCATGGTGTTGCCGATCGCGCAGTCGCTGGGCCTGGAGCCGATGGTGCTGTTCATCGCCATCGTGGTCGGCGCTCAGGCCACGTCGATATCGCCGTTCTCCTCGGGTGGCAGCCTGATCCTCGGCTCCTGCACCTCGGAGCAGAGCCGCACCGCGCTGTTCCCGCAACTGCTGTTCAAGGCCGCGCCCATCGGCTTCGTGGCCGCGCTGGTGTTCAACGTGGTGCTGACGTTCGTCTACTGA
- a CDS encoding AAA family ATPase, with amino-acid sequence MKILSLRLKNLNSLKGEWKIDFTAEPFASNGLFAITGPTGAGKTTLLDAICLALYHRTPRMDKVGGENELMTRHTAECLAEVEFAVKGQGYRAFWSQRRARDKADGALQGAKAELARLDGEIITDKLSEKPKEVERLTGLDFGRFTKSMLLAQGGFAAFLEASANQRAELLEELTGTDIYGLISQRVFEQTREVKTALDQLRARAEGVELLDDGQRQALADEAAQLAVEEGATQAACTEAGRQRQWLTDLARADAQVTAAAAQVEAATLAEQDAAGELKRLRDSEPAQRLQPAYQARREAARVLAACEEEQRAHRQQLAEAQARLRDHLHQAARASAAVSLEQHQALQRLEEECRALDAQLQASADQERLSAQLSGWQRAFEVRDQARQAIAGLQARRQAGADQLQQFELDLSRLAQSLQAVAQAKVDAEQRVAEVQGRWQTALAGRSESDWRTHWQQVHARGSALEQLAQLAERRAQLTQQLQRVTANLAKQLQGLGEREAQRTALRERYREVKQRLSDQDKLLEQEQRIQALEAYRAQLQADEPCPLCGAIEHPAIAAYQALDVSATQRERDDARQTLEALTEQGQSLGNQVATLQAQVTQSREQEQDLQRQLDALTAAWQRQGEVLEPLPEGEAALAAAQTRQIAERVEVDATLKQLDNLKQELERARQDATIGSQKHAAAQQQLGAVERDRDRALAAQQALDEQLAAQRAHQQQIEAELTAQLAAFGHALPEDGASWLAARQADVEHWQGAVQRRQALAQQQPALLHQAGEADKQAQQWQGRWQEAGGEPIVAQLLDGAAAQLESAEAGWQSAERRCLELRITLDGCAQRQVGLREAEQTATAYWQAALAASPFSDEGEFLGASLDDQQREQLQALKQRLEKAQTEARALHAAAQAQLDALRAEPQTEHSAEYLDEQLQSLQATLKQLGQRQGEIRGQLQGDDQRRLNQQALFEAIARQQGEYDSWQQLNSLIGSADGAKYRRFAQGLTLGHLVHLANGQLQRLHGRYQLARKSLGELELEVVDTWQGDVARDTRTLSGGESFLVSLALALALSDLVSHKTRIDSLFLDEGFGTLDGETLEVALDALDNLNASGKMIGVISHVEALKERVAVQLKVNKGVGMGYSTLEKRYAV; translated from the coding sequence ATGAAAATCCTCAGCCTGCGCCTGAAGAACCTCAACTCGCTCAAGGGCGAGTGGAAGATCGATTTCACCGCCGAGCCGTTCGCCAGCAATGGCCTGTTCGCCATCACCGGGCCGACCGGGGCGGGCAAGACCACGCTGCTCGACGCCATCTGCCTGGCCCTGTATCACCGCACCCCGCGCATGGACAAGGTCGGTGGCGAGAACGAGCTGATGACCCGACACACAGCCGAGTGCCTGGCCGAGGTCGAGTTTGCGGTGAAGGGCCAGGGTTACCGGGCGTTCTGGAGCCAGCGTCGTGCGCGGGACAAGGCCGATGGTGCGCTGCAGGGCGCCAAGGCCGAGCTGGCGCGGCTAGACGGCGAGATCATCACCGACAAGCTCAGCGAAAAGCCAAAGGAGGTGGAGCGCCTCACCGGCCTGGATTTCGGCCGCTTCACCAAGTCGATGCTGCTGGCCCAGGGCGGTTTCGCGGCTTTCCTCGAAGCCTCCGCCAACCAGCGCGCCGAGCTGCTCGAAGAGCTGACCGGCACCGATATCTACGGGCTGATTTCCCAGCGGGTGTTCGAGCAGACCCGTGAGGTGAAGACCGCACTCGACCAGCTGCGCGCGCGCGCCGAGGGCGTCGAGTTGCTCGATGACGGGCAGCGCCAGGCGCTCGCCGACGAGGCGGCGCAGTTGGCCGTCGAGGAGGGCGCGACGCAGGCCGCCTGTACCGAAGCCGGTCGGCAGCGCCAATGGCTGACCGACCTGGCGCGTGCCGACGCGCAGGTCACCGCGGCGGCGGCTCAGGTCGAGGCGGCCACCTTGGCCGAGCAGGATGCCGCTGGCGAGCTGAAGCGCTTGCGTGACAGCGAGCCTGCGCAGCGCCTGCAGCCGGCTTATCAGGCCCGGCGTGAGGCCGCCCGAGTACTGGCTGCCTGTGAAGAGGAACAGCGCGCCCATCGACAGCAACTCGCCGAAGCCCAAGCGCGGCTGCGCGACCACCTGCACCAGGCCGCCAGGGCCAGCGCGGCAGTCTCCCTGGAACAGCACCAGGCTTTGCAGCGGCTGGAGGAGGAGTGTCGCGCCCTCGATGCGCAGTTGCAGGCTTCGGCCGACCAGGAGCGGCTGAGCGCCCAGCTCAGCGGCTGGCAGCGCGCCTTCGAGGTGCGCGATCAGGCCCGGCAGGCAATCGCCGGGTTGCAGGCCAGGCGGCAGGCGGGCGCCGACCAGCTCCAGCAGTTCGAACTCGACCTGAGCCGCCTCGCGCAGTCGCTGCAGGCCGTGGCCCAGGCCAAGGTCGATGCCGAGCAGCGGGTCGCCGAGGTGCAGGGGCGCTGGCAAACCGCGCTGGCCGGGCGCAGCGAGAGCGACTGGCGCACCCACTGGCAGCAGGTGCATGCCCGCGGCAGCGCGCTGGAGCAACTGGCGCAGCTGGCCGAACGGCGCGCGCAACTCACCCAGCAACTGCAGCGCGTTACCGCCAACCTCGCTAAGCAGCTGCAAGGCCTGGGCGAGCGTGAAGCGCAGCGTACGGCCCTGCGCGAGCGCTACCGCGAAGTCAAACAGCGGCTGAGCGATCAGGACAAACTGCTCGAGCAGGAGCAGCGTATCCAGGCCCTGGAGGCCTACCGTGCCCAGCTGCAGGCCGATGAGCCATGCCCGCTGTGCGGCGCCATCGAGCACCCGGCCATCGCCGCCTACCAGGCGTTGGACGTGTCGGCCACGCAGCGTGAGCGCGACGACGCGCGGCAGACCCTCGAGGCCTTGACCGAGCAGGGCCAGAGCCTCGGCAATCAGGTCGCCACGCTGCAGGCCCAGGTGACGCAGAGCCGTGAGCAGGAGCAGGACCTGCAGCGCCAGCTCGACGCGCTGACCGCTGCCTGGCAGCGCCAGGGCGAGGTCCTCGAGCCATTGCCCGAAGGCGAGGCGGCGCTGGCCGCTGCGCAGACGCGGCAGATTGCCGAGCGCGTCGAGGTCGACGCGACCTTGAAGCAGCTCGACAACCTGAAGCAGGAGCTCGAACGCGCACGCCAGGACGCCACGATCGGCAGCCAGAAACACGCGGCGGCCCAGCAGCAACTGGGCGCCGTCGAACGTGATCGCGACCGTGCCCTGGCGGCGCAACAGGCGCTGGACGAACAGCTGGCGGCGCAGCGTGCGCATCAGCAGCAGATCGAGGCCGAGCTGACGGCGCAGCTGGCCGCCTTTGGCCATGCCTTACCCGAGGACGGCGCGAGCTGGCTGGCGGCGCGGCAGGCCGATGTCGAGCATTGGCAGGGGGCGGTGCAGCGGCGTCAGGCACTGGCGCAGCAGCAACCGGCATTGCTGCACCAGGCCGGTGAGGCCGACAAGCAGGCGCAGCAGTGGCAAGGGCGGTGGCAGGAGGCGGGCGGTGAGCCGATCGTCGCCCAACTGCTCGACGGGGCGGCAGCGCAGCTCGAATCCGCCGAGGCCGGGTGGCAGAGCGCCGAGCGCCGTTGCCTGGAGCTGCGCATCACCCTGGACGGCTGTGCGCAGCGCCAGGTTGGCCTGCGCGAGGCAGAGCAGACTGCCACGGCGTACTGGCAGGCGGCGCTGGCGGCCAGCCCGTTCAGCGATGAAGGCGAGTTTCTCGGCGCCTCTCTCGATGACCAACAGCGCGAGCAGTTGCAGGCGCTCAAGCAGCGCCTGGAAAAGGCCCAGACCGAAGCCCGGGCGTTGCATGCGGCCGCTCAGGCGCAACTGGACGCACTGCGTGCCGAGCCGCAGACCGAACACAGCGCCGAGTATCTGGATGAACAGCTGCAGAGCCTGCAGGCGACCCTGAAGCAACTCGGCCAGCGCCAGGGGGAGATTCGCGGGCAACTGCAGGGCGATGATCAGCGCCGGCTCAACCAGCAGGCGCTGTTCGAGGCCATCGCCCGGCAGCAGGGCGAGTACGACAGCTGGCAGCAGCTCAACAGCCTGATCGGTTCGGCCGATGGCGCCAAGTACCGGCGCTTCGCCCAAGGGCTGACCCTCGGCCACCTGGTGCACCTGGCCAACGGTCAGTTGCAGCGCTTGCACGGTCGTTACCAACTGGCGCGCAAATCCCTCGGCGAGCTGGAACTGGAGGTGGTCGACACCTGGCAGGGCGACGTGGCCCGCGACACCCGAACCCTGTCCGGCGGGGAAAGTTTTCTGGTCAGCCTGGCCCTGGCCCTGGCGCTGTCCGATCTGGTCAGCCACAAGACGCGCATCGACTCGCTGTTTCTCGACGAAGGCTTCGGCACCCTGGATGGCGAAACCCTGGAAGTGGCCCTCGATGCCCTCGACAACCTCAACGCCAGCGGCAAGATGATCGGCGTGATCAGCCACGTCGAGGCGCTCAAGGAGCGGGTCGCCGTGCAGCTCAAGGTCAATAAAGGTGTAGGTATGGGTTACAGCACGCTGGAGAAACGCTATGCAGTTTAG
- a CDS encoding amidohydrolase family protein gives MSTFSPAITGIDTHAHIFRQDLPMVANRRYSPHYDALVEQYLAHLDAHGLSHGVLIQPSFLGTDNGFMVEALRLHPERLRGVAVVDVAITDAELDALAAAGVVGIRLNLIGKELQDYTGAAWSALFERLARRGWQVEIQRGIDDLAQIVPAIVAAGVKVVIDHFGLPAGGIDAHNPDHQAFLQLLGDSRVWLKLSAAYRSNTDPVQCAAVLAQVRAAAGGIERFLWGSDWPNTQFEDRTDYAEQFELIEALLPDAAERHQVLVANPARLFGFPGSR, from the coding sequence ATGAGCACCTTCAGCCCTGCCATCACCGGCATCGACACCCACGCGCATATCTTTCGCCAGGATCTGCCGATGGTCGCCAACCGCCGTTACAGCCCGCACTACGACGCCTTGGTCGAGCAATACCTTGCCCATCTGGACGCCCATGGCCTGTCCCATGGCGTGTTGATCCAGCCGAGTTTTCTCGGCACCGACAACGGCTTTATGGTCGAGGCGTTACGCCTGCACCCGGAGCGCCTGCGCGGCGTGGCGGTGGTCGACGTGGCGATCACCGATGCCGAGCTGGACGCGCTCGCGGCAGCCGGCGTAGTGGGCATTCGCCTGAACCTGATCGGCAAGGAGTTGCAGGACTACACCGGCGCCGCCTGGAGCGCCTTGTTCGAGCGCCTGGCCCGTCGTGGCTGGCAGGTGGAAATCCAGCGGGGCATCGATGACCTAGCGCAGATCGTGCCGGCCATCGTTGCCGCGGGCGTCAAGGTGGTCATTGACCATTTCGGCCTGCCCGCTGGTGGTATCGATGCGCACAACCCCGACCACCAGGCATTTCTGCAATTGCTCGGCGATTCGCGGGTGTGGCTGAAGCTGTCGGCGGCCTACCGCAGCAACACCGACCCGGTGCAGTGCGCCGCGGTGCTGGCGCAGGTGCGTGCAGCGGCCGGCGGTATCGAGCGTTTCCTGTGGGGCAGCGATTGGCCCAACACCCAGTTCGAAGATCGGACAGACTATGCCGAGCAGTTCGAATTGATCGAGGCGCTGTTGCCGGATGCGGCCGAGCGTCATCAGGTCCTGGTCGCCAACCCGGCGCGCCTTTTCGGTTTTCCCGGCAGCCGCTGA